In Terriglobia bacterium, the following proteins share a genomic window:
- a CDS encoding TonB-dependent receptor encodes MSRKVGFSPWILTLLLLLLTVSAFTQTTASIKGTVTDASGAAVVGAKVTVKNSERGIERVTQTSSIGDYEVPALPPGIYNVEVRMNGFESQIAKGVVLQVSNNSVQNFALKVASTNEVVTVEASAPVIETTTMTVGQSIDQQTVQNIPLNGRHFVDLGLLIPGSVTPPQNGFLTAPLRGQGSFAFNTAGNREDSVNFMVNGINLNDMVQNQITFQPSINTVSEFKVDNSTYSAEFGRNSGAIVNIATRSGTNSYHGEFFEFLRNNDFDARNIFNTTPTPQSVFKRNNYGAAFGGPIKKDKTFFFLSYEGTRQRQGLTLNTQVLNAAQRTAVQTAANPTSMQLLSLIPSANDPTGTRFLGSATAPVNIDQGTADINHNFSSNTRLHGYWAVQHDLRQEPTLQGNTIPNFGDTRESKRQIATLGLDHTFSPSLVNETRLGFNRIHITFSPNATQNPVSLGILDGNNFNSGLPQISIGGTGINFGGPSGFPQGRGDTTAALGDTLNYIRGRHSFKFGGEFRRFYNNNFNGDAGTLTFLNATDFANGLPSGFTISPGNLPSRIAVNNLGFFVQDSWKAMSRLTLELGLRYDWNGTPSEAFDRFANIVVSGGQASLVQVSSPYNQNNKNFQPRLGFAYDVFGSGKTVVRAGYAMMTDQPITNLVTGLTGNPPFGSPKNFVSTGAKPKTSYATLLPDAAASGLAPTVVDPDFKNSYVESYNLNIQHQLGKNWSMMIGYFGSEAHDLRTRVNLNQFVGGVRPFANLSASSPILPGAGVGNISDNVSNGNSAYNALWVSSTMRPWHGLQFNASYTYSKSIDYTSQNGQGIVIQNSLNPAGDRGLSDFDARNRFAMNFIYDLPFKGNRLVDGWRVGSVIFDQSGNPVSLLANATGIAGFTGVATLRPDLLGAVPITGTPVAGGIQWFGGSVCDPFVGCAAGSTFAIPDVAGGTARAFHFGNMGRNAIIGPGFNNVDFSLSKRTKLTERFSHEMRFEAFDLLNHPNLGQPGRVAQVGSTTFGVISSTRFPVGDSGSARQLQFAMKLVF; translated from the coding sequence ATGTCAAGAAAAGTAGGCTTTTCCCCTTGGATTCTGACACTGCTTTTGCTTTTGCTTACGGTGTCAGCATTCACCCAGACCACTGCCAGCATCAAGGGAACTGTTACCGATGCCAGTGGCGCAGCCGTCGTCGGCGCCAAAGTGACTGTCAAAAACAGTGAACGGGGAATCGAACGGGTGACCCAGACCAGTTCGATCGGCGATTATGAAGTCCCTGCGCTGCCCCCAGGCATATACAACGTCGAAGTCCGGATGAATGGCTTCGAGTCCCAGATCGCGAAAGGAGTCGTTCTGCAAGTCAGCAACAACTCCGTTCAGAACTTCGCGCTGAAGGTAGCGAGCACGAATGAAGTGGTGACCGTGGAAGCTAGTGCGCCGGTGATTGAAACCACCACCATGACAGTGGGTCAGTCCATTGACCAGCAGACGGTACAGAATATTCCCTTGAACGGCCGCCATTTTGTGGATCTGGGGCTGTTGATCCCGGGCTCGGTGACGCCGCCGCAAAATGGGTTCCTTACGGCTCCTCTTCGCGGACAAGGTTCGTTCGCGTTTAACACCGCGGGCAACCGCGAAGACTCCGTCAACTTCATGGTGAACGGCATCAACCTCAACGACATGGTGCAGAACCAGATCACCTTCCAGCCGTCCATCAACACGGTTTCCGAGTTCAAGGTGGACAACTCTACCTACAGCGCGGAATTCGGACGCAACTCCGGCGCCATCGTGAACATCGCCACGCGTTCGGGCACCAACAGCTATCACGGCGAGTTTTTTGAATTTCTGCGCAACAACGATTTCGACGCCAGAAACATCTTCAACACTACGCCCACGCCGCAATCTGTGTTTAAGCGCAACAATTACGGGGCTGCTTTTGGCGGACCCATCAAGAAGGACAAGACGTTCTTCTTCCTGAGTTATGAAGGCACCCGCCAACGCCAGGGGCTTACGTTGAATACCCAGGTGCTGAACGCCGCCCAGCGGACGGCGGTACAGACGGCCGCGAATCCAACCAGCATGCAACTGCTGTCACTGATACCGTCGGCGAATGATCCCACCGGGACGCGTTTTCTGGGGTCGGCCACCGCCCCGGTAAACATTGACCAGGGGACGGCGGACATCAATCACAACTTCAGCAGCAACACTCGCTTGCACGGGTATTGGGCGGTCCAGCACGATCTGCGCCAGGAGCCGACACTGCAAGGCAACACTATTCCCAATTTCGGCGATACACGTGAATCAAAGCGTCAGATCGCGACCCTGGGGCTGGACCACACGTTCTCACCCAGCCTGGTGAATGAGACCCGTTTGGGATTCAACCGCATTCACATCACGTTTTCGCCAAACGCCACCCAGAATCCGGTCAGCCTTGGCATTCTGGACGGCAACAACTTCAACTCCGGTCTGCCGCAGATATCCATTGGCGGGACGGGAATCAACTTCGGCGGGCCTTCCGGTTTTCCGCAGGGCCGCGGTGATACCACCGCCGCGCTGGGCGATACTCTGAACTACATCCGTGGTCGCCACTCCTTCAAGTTTGGCGGAGAGTTCCGGCGCTTCTACAACAACAACTTTAACGGCGACGCAGGGACCCTCACCTTCCTCAACGCCACCGACTTCGCCAACGGCTTGCCCAGCGGATTCACCATCTCCCCAGGGAACCTGCCGAGCCGCATCGCCGTCAACAACCTGGGCTTCTTTGTCCAGGATAGTTGGAAAGCCATGTCTCGGCTGACTTTGGAACTGGGCCTGCGTTACGACTGGAATGGTACGCCCAGCGAAGCCTTTGACCGGTTCGCAAACATTGTTGTTTCTGGTGGCCAGGCTTCTCTGGTCCAGGTGTCTTCGCCTTACAACCAGAACAATAAGAACTTCCAGCCGCGCCTGGGCTTTGCCTATGATGTTTTCGGCAGCGGCAAAACCGTGGTACGCGCCGGCTACGCCATGATGACCGATCAGCCGATCACCAATCTGGTGACCGGATTAACGGGCAACCCGCCGTTCGGCAGCCCCAAAAACTTTGTATCCACCGGCGCCAAACCCAAGACCAGCTACGCCACACTGCTTCCTGATGCGGCGGCCAGCGGCTTGGCGCCCACCGTGGTGGATCCTGACTTCAAGAACTCGTATGTCGAGTCCTACAACCTGAATATCCAACACCAGCTCGGCAAGAACTGGAGCATGATGATTGGCTATTTCGGGTCTGAAGCGCACGATCTGCGTACCCGGGTCAACTTGAACCAGTTTGTCGGCGGCGTTCGTCCGTTCGCGAACCTCTCGGCCAGCAGTCCCATCTTGCCCGGAGCGGGCGTAGGCAACATCTCTGATAACGTCAGCAACGGCAATTCCGCCTACAACGCTCTGTGGGTCTCCTCCACCATGCGCCCGTGGCATGGATTGCAGTTCAACGCGTCCTACACCTACTCCAAGTCGATAGATTACACGTCACAGAACGGACAGGGCATTGTGATCCAGAACAGCCTCAATCCCGCCGGTGACCGGGGTCTATCGGACTTCGACGCGCGCAACCGCTTCGCCATGAACTTCATCTACGACCTGCCCTTCAAGGGGAACCGCTTGGTGGATGGATGGCGCGTGGGCAGCGTCATCTTCGATCAAAGCGGCAACCCCGTCAGCCTGCTGGCTAACGCCACGGGCATTGCCGGATTCACCGGCGTGGCTACCCTGCGGCCGGACCTGCTGGGCGCGGTGCCCATCACGGGTACTCCGGTTGCCGGCGGAATCCAGTGGTTTGGTGGCTCGGTCTGCGATCCTTTCGTGGGCTGCGCCGCCGGGTCAACGTTTGCTATTCCTGATGTTGCGGGCGGAACGGCGCGGGCCTTCCATTTCGGCAACATGGGACGCAACGCGATCATCGGACCGGGCTTCAATAACGTAGACTTCTCCCTGAGCAAGCGGACCAAGCTTACGGAGCGGTTTAGTCACGAAATGCGCTTTGAAGCCTTTGATCTGCTCAACCATCCGAACCTTGGCCAGCCTGGACGCGTTGCCCAGGTTGGAAGCACCACCTTCGGCGTGATCAGCAGCAC